The Desulfovibrio subterraneus genome has a segment encoding these proteins:
- a CDS encoding ABC transporter ATP-binding protein yields the protein MDTLLDVRNLTVKFALRDYALTAVNNVSFTLKRGERLGLVGESGAGKSVTGFSIINLISKPGFLAGGSVWFDGRDLATLSEEEMRRVRGNRISMIFQDPMMTLNPVLTIGTQMIETLMAHKNISKKEAEAIAIDKLRKVYINSPEKRLKQYPHEFSGGMRQRIVIAIALLTDPALIIADEPTTALDVTIQAEIMDLLLELCKNENMGLILITHDLGVVSQVTQKVAVMYAGSIVELGETEQVCTNPQHPYTRGLIAALPEGATGSRLNQIPGSMPSLTDIPEGCAFNNRCDLCKDVCLSRVPLLELKKTGVCAACHELE from the coding sequence ATGGATACTTTGCTTGACGTACGAAACCTGACCGTCAAGTTTGCCCTGCGTGATTATGCGCTTACGGCCGTGAACAACGTTTCCTTCACGCTCAAGCGCGGGGAACGCCTCGGCCTTGTGGGCGAATCCGGCGCAGGCAAATCGGTTACGGGTTTTTCCATAATAAATCTGATCTCCAAACCGGGCTTCCTTGCAGGCGGCTCGGTGTGGTTCGACGGTCGCGATCTTGCGACCCTTTCTGAAGAAGAAATGCGCCGGGTGCGGGGCAACCGCATCAGCATGATCTTCCAGGACCCCATGATGACCCTGAACCCGGTGCTCACCATCGGGACGCAGATGATAGAAACGCTGATGGCCCACAAGAACATCTCCAAAAAGGAGGCGGAGGCCATCGCCATCGACAAACTGCGCAAGGTATACATCAACTCTCCCGAAAAGCGGCTTAAGCAATACCCGCACGAGTTCTCCGGCGGCATGCGCCAGCGCATCGTCATTGCCATTGCGCTGCTGACCGACCCCGCGCTCATCATTGCGGACGAGCCCACCACCGCGCTGGACGTGACCATTCAGGCGGAGATAATGGACCTGCTGCTTGAGCTCTGTAAAAACGAGAACATGGGCCTTATCCTCATCACCCACGACCTTGGTGTCGTATCGCAGGTGACGCAGAAGGTGGCCGTTATGTACGCAGGCAGCATTGTGGAGCTGGGAGAAACCGAACAGGTCTGTACCAACCCGCAGCACCCCTACACCAGAGGTCTTATAGCCGCGCTGCCCGAAGGGGCCACCGGCTCACGCCTGAACCAGATTCCCGGCAGCATGCCCAGCCTTACGGACATTCCGGAAGGCTGCGCTTTCAACAACCGCTGCGATCTGTGCAAGGACGTCTGTCTTTCCAGAGTTCCCTTGCTGGAGCTCAAGAAAACCGGCGTTTGCGCCGCTTGTCATGAACTGGAGTAG
- a CDS encoding ABC transporter permease translates to MWKKFRESYFLYSFLRDPVAVGSFLILFILLMLALFAPLLATQNPYDGSSIDIMDAEIAPMWISGGNFLLGTDAQGRDIWSTILYGARVSLLIGLGAVVLQAGLGIIVGLVSGYKGGKIDSILMRITDVQLSFSSYMVAIFFGAILQTAFGVAGYANIALPFLVFVIGISEWPQYARTVRASVLAEKKKEYVEAARVIGLKPSRIMWRHILPNTLTPVLVISTVQVANAVMSEAALSFLGLGMPATQPSLGSLIKSGFTYVLSGSWWITLFPGLVLVLLVLSINLLGDWLRDFLNPKLYKD, encoded by the coding sequence ATGTGGAAAAAATTCCGCGAATCCTACTTTCTGTACAGCTTTCTGCGCGACCCTGTTGCGGTCGGCAGTTTTCTCATTCTGTTCATTCTGCTGATGCTTGCGCTGTTTGCGCCCCTGCTGGCCACACAGAACCCCTATGACGGCTCCTCCATCGACATCATGGACGCCGAAATAGCGCCCATGTGGATTTCCGGCGGCAACTTCCTGCTCGGTACCGATGCGCAGGGCCGCGATATATGGTCCACCATTCTTTACGGTGCGCGCGTTTCGCTGCTCATCGGCCTTGGTGCCGTTGTGCTGCAGGCAGGGCTCGGCATCATCGTGGGCCTTGTTTCCGGCTACAAGGGCGGCAAGATTGATTCCATTCTGATGCGAATCACCGACGTGCAGTTGTCCTTCTCTTCCTACATGGTGGCCATCTTCTTCGGCGCCATTCTGCAGACGGCTTTCGGCGTTGCCGGATATGCCAACATTGCACTGCCGTTCCTCGTGTTCGTTATCGGCATCTCGGAATGGCCGCAGTATGCACGTACCGTGCGCGCCTCCGTGCTTGCGGAAAAGAAGAAGGAATATGTGGAAGCCGCCCGCGTTATCGGCCTTAAGCCTTCGCGCATCATGTGGCGCCACATTCTGCCCAACACGCTTACGCCCGTGCTCGTCATCTCCACCGTGCAGGTGGCCAACGCGGTCATGAGCGAAGCGGCACTTTCCTTCCTCGGTCTCGGCATGCCCGCCACCCAGCCTTCCCTCGGCTCGCTCATCAAATCCGGTTTCACCTATGTGCTGAGCGGCAGCTGGTGGATTACCCTGTTCCCGGGTCTGGTACTGGTGCTGCTGGTGCTTTCCATCAACCTGCTGGGCGACTGGCTGCGGGATTTCCTGAATCCCAAACTCTATAAGGACTAG
- a CDS encoding ABC transporter permease produces MFAFIMRRLAQAMLVMFVISIIGFGIKYSFGDPVREMVGMSVSAADREALRDKLGLNDPIVVQWTRFVSNALQGDLGRSFFYRKPATEVIMKKAPATLELVFCSAMIILLVSTPAGIYAAVKPKSGLARFIMGFSIVGVSVPVFLTAILLIYLFAVELHWLPSYGRGDTVQLWGFWDTGLLTLDGLKHLILPSVALSSIMLPLFIRLIRAEMKEVMQTEYVKFARAKGLKPWRILMVHGFKNTLLPVITVGGVQIGIMIAYTILTETVFQWQGMGFMFIEAVERSDTSLLVAYLVFVGALFVTVNTVVDIIYGLVNPMVRISGRK; encoded by the coding sequence ATGTTCGCGTTCATCATGAGACGACTGGCGCAGGCAATGCTCGTCATGTTTGTCATCTCCATCATAGGCTTTGGCATCAAGTACTCCTTCGGGGATCCGGTGCGCGAAATGGTAGGCATGTCTGTGTCTGCCGCCGATCGCGAGGCCCTTCGGGACAAGCTTGGTCTGAATGATCCGATAGTGGTGCAATGGACCCGCTTTGTAAGCAATGCGCTTCAGGGCGACCTCGGCCGTTCGTTCTTCTATCGCAAACCTGCCACCGAAGTGATCATGAAAAAGGCACCTGCAACGCTTGAACTGGTGTTCTGCAGTGCCATGATCATTCTGCTGGTTTCAACACCCGCAGGCATTTACGCCGCGGTGAAACCCAAGTCGGGGCTGGCCCGGTTCATCATGGGATTCAGTATTGTAGGGGTTTCCGTTCCCGTGTTCCTTACGGCAATCCTGCTCATTTATCTGTTTGCAGTAGAGCTGCACTGGCTGCCGTCGTACGGACGGGGTGATACTGTGCAACTATGGGGCTTCTGGGATACCGGCCTGCTGACGCTGGACGGCCTTAAGCACCTGATTCTGCCTTCCGTTGCCCTTTCTTCCATCATGCTGCCGCTCTTTATCCGCCTTATCCGTGCGGAAATGAAGGAAGTAATGCAGACGGAATATGTGAAGTTCGCCCGCGCCAAGGGCCTTAAGCCGTGGCGCATCCTCATGGTTCACGGGTTCAAGAACACGCTGCTGCCGGTTATTACCGTGGGCGGTGTGCAGATAGGCATCATGATTGCCTACACCATTCTGACGGAAACAGTGTTCCAGTGGCAGGGCATGGGCTTCATGTTCATCGAAGCCGTGGAACGTTCAGACACCTCCCTGCTGGTTGCCTACCTTGTCTTTGTAGGCGCGCTCTTCGTCACCGTGAACACGGTGGTGGATATTATCTACGGCCTGGTGAACCCCATGGTCCGTATTTCGGGGAGGAAATAA
- a CDS encoding ABC transporter substrate-binding protein: protein MKRFVSAMVLALSLALFAVPAMAGKTLRLAMDADPVSLDPHVQLSGGMLQYSHMVFDPLIRWTQDMKFEGRLAEKWERLDPMTVRFHLRKGVKFHSGNTFTAKDVAWTLDRLKVSPDFKGLFEVFGPAVIVDDYTVDLKTKVAYPLLLNMATYIFPMDSAFYTGKDAAGQDKAAIVKSGPSFANEHESGTGPFVVTEREQGVKLLLNKFDGYWGPRGNLDTIEFKPIANEATRVASILSGDVDWIQPVPPQDYDRLDEAKNVDLITLSGTRLITLQLNQKRVPAFADKRVRMAIVYATNNDGIVKKILKGRSTTAGQQSPKGYLGYVEELKPRYDVAKAKELMKEAGFEKGFEVTMIAPNNRYVKDEAIAQAFVAMMDKIGIKVHLKTMPKAQYWDEFDAQVADIQMIGWHSDTEDSANFTEYLLMCPNKETGMGAYNSGNYCNPEVDKLINESNAETDRAKRTAMLQQVEKILYEDAAFVPLHWQDLSWAASKKVKNAQAIVNGMDFPYFGDLVME, encoded by the coding sequence ATGAAACGTTTTGTTTCCGCAATGGTGCTGGCTCTGTCTCTGGCACTGTTCGCCGTCCCCGCTATGGCCGGCAAGACCCTGCGTCTCGCCATGGACGCCGACCCGGTGTCCCTTGACCCGCATGTTCAGCTTTCCGGCGGCATGCTGCAGTATTCCCACATGGTCTTTGATCCGCTGATCCGCTGGACTCAGGACATGAAGTTCGAAGGCCGTCTGGCCGAGAAGTGGGAACGTCTTGATCCCATGACCGTCCGTTTCCACCTGCGCAAGGGTGTCAAGTTCCACAGCGGTAACACCTTTACCGCCAAGGACGTTGCCTGGACCCTTGACCGCCTGAAAGTTTCTCCCGACTTCAAGGGCCTGTTCGAAGTGTTCGGCCCCGCTGTTATCGTTGACGATTACACCGTGGACCTGAAGACCAAGGTTGCCTACCCCCTGCTTCTCAACATGGCTACCTACATCTTCCCCATGGACAGCGCTTTCTACACCGGCAAGGATGCCGCAGGCCAGGATAAGGCCGCCATCGTAAAATCCGGTCCTTCTTTCGCCAACGAACATGAATCCGGCACCGGTCCCTTTGTTGTGACCGAGCGTGAACAGGGCGTTAAGCTGCTGCTCAACAAGTTCGACGGCTACTGGGGTCCCCGCGGCAACCTGGACACCATCGAATTCAAGCCCATTGCCAACGAAGCAACCCGCGTTGCCTCCATCCTTTCCGGCGACGTTGACTGGATTCAGCCCGTTCCCCCCCAGGACTACGACCGTCTTGACGAAGCCAAGAACGTGGACCTGATCACTCTTTCCGGTACCCGTCTCATCACCCTGCAGCTGAACCAGAAGCGTGTGCCCGCATTTGCCGACAAGCGCGTTCGTATGGCTATCGTATACGCTACCAACAACGACGGCATCGTGAAGAAGATCCTCAAGGGTCGTTCCACCACCGCCGGCCAGCAGAGCCCCAAGGGCTACCTTGGCTACGTTGAAGAACTGAAGCCCCGTTACGACGTAGCGAAGGCCAAGGAACTCATGAAGGAAGCCGGTTTCGAAAAGGGCTTCGAAGTGACCATGATCGCCCCCAACAACCGCTACGTGAAGGACGAAGCCATTGCTCAGGCCTTCGTGGCAATGATGGACAAGATCGGCATCAAGGTGCACCTGAAGACCATGCCCAAGGCTCAGTACTGGGATGAGTTCGATGCTCAGGTCGCCGACATCCAGATGATCGGCTGGCACTCCGACACCGAAGACTCCGCTAACTTCACCGAATACCTGCTCATGTGCCCCAACAAGGAAACCGGCATGGGCGCATACAACTCCGGCAACTACTGCAACCCCGAAGTTGACAAGCTCATCAACGAATCCAATGCCGAAACCGACCGCGCAAAGCGTACCGCAATGCTGCAGCAGGTTGAAAAAATCCTGTACGAAGACGCAGCTTTCGTTCCGCTGCACTGGCAGGACCTTTCCTGGGCCGCTTCCAAGAAGGTCAAGAATGCTCAGGCAATCGTGAACGGTATGGACTTCCCCTACTTTGGCGACCTGGTAATGGAATAG
- a CDS encoding MalY/PatB family protein: MSAHCFDFDTVINRNNTYCEKWDDMQALFGVSPAEGGIPLWVADMEFLPPPAVKKALSAMIDGVLGYSGNYAEYHAAIAGWMERRHNWHIEPQWIFASHGIVMGVNLAVQAFCRPGDNVVLQTPVYYPFFGAVRNNGCHVTANRLVRKGQGRYEMDFDALEAQIDARTRMLILCSPHNPGGRVWTRPELERLAEVCCRHDLLIVADEIHHDLVYPDAGYRHTVMASIAPEVAARTITCTSATKTFNLAGTLTGNVIISNPTLHRQYERQVHRAGMFLPNTFGMIAAMAAYTHGDAWLDSLLPYLATNRDTVALAVRALPGVDCMPLEGTYLSWLDFSGYCERTGCDMAEVVRRIQQDARLALNHGTTYGPGGESGMRLNFACAKSQLSEALQRFVKALA; this comes from the coding sequence GTGTCCGCACACTGCTTCGACTTCGACACCGTAATCAACCGCAACAACACCTACTGCGAAAAATGGGACGACATGCAGGCCCTGTTCGGCGTTTCTCCCGCAGAAGGGGGCATTCCCCTCTGGGTTGCGGATATGGAATTTTTGCCTCCGCCCGCAGTGAAGAAGGCGCTTTCCGCCATGATAGACGGCGTGCTCGGCTATTCCGGCAACTATGCGGAGTATCATGCGGCCATTGCCGGCTGGATGGAGCGCAGGCACAACTGGCATATCGAACCGCAATGGATATTTGCCTCACACGGCATTGTCATGGGCGTGAATCTGGCCGTGCAGGCATTCTGCCGCCCCGGTGACAATGTGGTGCTGCAGACGCCGGTGTACTATCCCTTCTTCGGGGCCGTGCGGAACAACGGATGCCATGTGACGGCCAACCGTCTGGTACGCAAGGGTCAGGGTCGATACGAGATGGATTTTGATGCGCTGGAAGCGCAGATAGACGCCCGCACCCGCATGCTCATTCTGTGCAGCCCGCACAACCCCGGCGGCAGGGTCTGGACGCGGCCGGAACTGGAACGGCTGGCAGAAGTGTGCTGCAGGCACGACCTGCTCATCGTGGCGGACGAGATCCATCATGACCTTGTCTATCCCGATGCGGGGTACCGCCACACCGTCATGGCCTCCATTGCGCCGGAAGTGGCCGCGCGCACCATCACCTGCACTTCTGCCACAAAGACCTTCAACCTTGCCGGCACCCTTACGGGGAACGTGATCATCTCCAATCCGACTCTGCACAGACAGTATGAGCGGCAGGTGCACCGCGCAGGCATGTTCCTGCCCAACACCTTCGGCATGATCGCGGCCATGGCCGCCTATACCCACGGTGATGCATGGCTCGACAGTCTGCTGCCGTATCTGGCGACGAATCGCGATACCGTGGCACTGGCTGTGCGGGCGCTGCCCGGCGTGGACTGCATGCCCCTTGAAGGTACCTACCTTTCGTGGCTGGACTTCTCCGGCTACTGCGAGCGCACCGGCTGCGACATGGCCGAGGTGGTTCGCCGCATACAGCAGGATGCCCGCCTCGCGCTCAACCACGGAACCACCTACGGGCCGGGAGGCGAGAGCGGCATGCGATTGAATTTCGCATGCGCAAAAAGCCAGTTGTCTGAGGCGCTACAGCGGTTTGTGAAGGCTCTGGCCTGA
- a CDS encoding 3'(2'),5'-bisphosphate nucleotidase CysQ family protein, which yields MNRSVIEQLHAEGEFPQSLLTPLPAGLAEVFWHLALLAEEAGALIMQYYGGDVQISYKEDDSPVTIADEAANDCILSGLSRLVPDIPVISEEGGLPAYEERAAWPSYFLVDPLDGTKGFIKRNAQFTVNIAYMVNHRPLAGIIHVPLNGTTYLGVAGAGALRIGDGDGGPVRPLRTISSIRTRRDAGDGGPVVLQSNVDKTPRLDSYMGDAPHTRLRAGSSYKFCLLAEGRAQLFPCLHATWEWDTAAGQALLEAAGGSMCGFEGEPFLYGKADLLNGWFVARA from the coding sequence ATGAACAGATCAGTCATTGAACAGCTGCACGCGGAAGGCGAATTTCCGCAATCGCTTCTCACCCCGCTGCCTGCAGGGCTGGCGGAGGTGTTCTGGCATCTGGCGCTGCTTGCGGAAGAAGCCGGAGCGCTGATTATGCAGTATTATGGCGGGGATGTGCAGATATCCTACAAGGAAGACGATTCGCCCGTGACCATAGCTGACGAAGCAGCCAACGACTGCATTCTGAGCGGCCTGTCGCGCCTTGTCCCCGACATTCCGGTCATTTCCGAAGAGGGCGGGCTGCCTGCCTATGAAGAGCGGGCGGCGTGGCCGAGCTATTTTCTTGTGGACCCGCTCGACGGCACCAAGGGCTTCATCAAGCGTAACGCCCAGTTCACGGTGAACATCGCCTATATGGTGAATCACCGCCCTCTGGCGGGAATCATCCATGTGCCGCTCAACGGCACAACCTATCTCGGCGTGGCCGGAGCCGGTGCACTGCGCATAGGCGACGGCGATGGCGGCCCCGTGCGACCTCTGCGCACCATCAGCAGCATACGCACCCGACGCGATGCGGGCGATGGCGGCCCCGTGGTGCTGCAGAGCAATGTGGATAAGACTCCGCGCCTCGACAGTTATATGGGGGATGCGCCCCATACCCGCCTGCGGGCAGGCAGTTCCTATAAGTTCTGCCTGCTGGCGGAAGGCCGCGCCCAGCTCTTTCCCTGCCTGCATGCCACGTGGGAGTGGGATACCGCAGCGGGTCAGGCTCTGCTGGAGGCGGCAGGCGGCTCCATGTGCGGGTTTGAGGGTGAACCCTTTCTCTATGGCAAGGCGGATCTGCTGAACGGCTGGTTCGTGGCCCGCGCGTAG